A window of the Microbacterium sp. LWH13-1.2 genome harbors these coding sequences:
- a CDS encoding amino-acid N-acetyltransferase codes for MSEYIVRPARSADIIGIRNLLQPMVEQRILLGKDLAVLYGAVQEFVVAEADGELIGCGALHVFWEDLGEVRTLMVRGDWLHHGVGGAIVGALEEQARELGLSRLFCLTFEIDFFGRRGYTTIGEQVVDPDVYSQLLRSGDAGVEEFLDLAHVKPNTLGNTRMLKRLN; via the coding sequence GTGAGCGAGTACATCGTCCGGCCGGCGCGCAGCGCCGACATCATCGGCATCCGGAATCTCCTGCAGCCGATGGTCGAGCAGCGCATCCTGCTCGGCAAGGATCTCGCTGTGCTCTACGGTGCCGTGCAGGAGTTCGTGGTGGCCGAGGCCGACGGCGAGCTGATCGGATGCGGCGCGCTGCACGTCTTCTGGGAGGACCTCGGCGAGGTGCGCACCCTCATGGTCCGCGGGGACTGGCTGCACCACGGCGTCGGCGGCGCGATCGTGGGTGCCCTCGAGGAGCAGGCTCGCGAGCTCGGGCTCAGCCGACTGTTCTGCCTCACGTTCGAGATCGACTTCTTCGGGCGCCGGGGCTACACGACGATCGGCGAGCAGGTCGTCGACCCCGATGTGTACTCGCAGCTGCTGCGCAGCGGTGACGCCGGTGTCGAGGAGTTCCTGGACCTCGCGCACGTCAAGCCGAACACGCTCGGCAACACCAGGATGCTGAAAAGGCTCAACTAA